The genomic interval agACAATAGAAATGTTCAATATCTTTGAAATACTGCTGAGGGGACAAAAGAAGATGTGAATAATTGAGAAGACATAGCATACTCTTGGATAAAAAGACATGTCAGTTctctctaaaatatatttaatacaatCCTAATAAAatgcccacagcaaacatcatactcaatagtaaaagactgaaatctcCTTGaagataaagaacaaaaaaaggatgaccgctttcaccacttctattcaacatagcattagaagttctagccagagcaattaggcaagaaatattaatttaaaagtatccacattggtgggacttccctggtggcacagtggttaagaatccgcctgccaatgcaggggacacgggttcaagccctggtccgggaagatcccacatgccacagagcaactaagctcgtgtgccacaactactgagcctgtgctctagagcccgtgagccccaactactgagcctgtgtgccccaactactgaagcccacgtgcctagagcccgtgctccacaacaagagaagccaccgcaatgagaagcccacacactgcaacaaagagtagcccccactcgccacaactacagaaagtccgtgtgcagcaacgaagacccaacacagccataaaaattaaataactaaataaataaataagcaaatcattaaaaaaaaaaaagactccatgctcccaatgcagggggcctgggtttgatccctggtcagggaactagatcctacatgcatgccccaactaagagtttgcatgccacaactaaggagccagtaatccacaactaaggagcccatgagccacaactaaggagcatgcctgctacaactaagacccggtgcaaccaaataaataaataaatctacatttaaaaaaaaaacagtatggtattagatagggaattccctggtggtccagtggttaagacactgcacttccactgcaagggccatgggttcaatccctggtcggggaactaagatcccgcatgctgcgtggccaaaaacaaaaaacagtatggtattggagtaaagacagacatatagagcaatagaatagaatagagtccaaaaataaaccctCAGTTACATGgttaaatgatttttgacaagggtgccaagaccactcAATGGGGGAAAtggaagtcttttcaacaaatggtgctggggaaattggatatccacatgcaaaagaatgaagttaagcCCTTATcgaacactacacacacacacacacacacacacacacacacagattaactcaaaatggattaaggacctaaatgtgaAACCTAAATCAAAAaacctcttagaagaaaacagggaaaaactTCAcagcattggatttggcaatgatttcttgggtaAGACAGCAAAGGCACaggtaacaaagaaaaaatagacaaattggactttgtgaaatttttttaattttgtacatcaaaagacactatccccaaagtaaaaaggcaacccacagaatgggggaaaacatttgcaaatcatatatgatACCAGATTATTATTCAGAATAgaaaactcctaaaactcaacaacaacaaaaacaaacaacccaattcaaaaataggcaaaagacctgaatagacatttctccagagaagatatatgaatggccaataagcacatgaaaagatgctcaacatcactaatcactagggaaatgcaaatcaaaactacaatgagatagtcCCTCAAACCCATTAAGACGGctaccattaaaaacaaaacaaaacaaaacccagcaaaCAACAATTGTTGGCGAAGATGTGGAGTAAAcagaacactgttggtgggaatataaaatggtacagctgctgtggaaaacagcatggtggttcctcaaaaaatcaaaGATAGACTATCATAcgatcagcaattccacttctgggtatataccctttaaaagaattgaaagcagggagggTCCCAAAGGGATATTTGTACACctgctttttttgtcttttggctgcaccatatgtgggatcttagttccccaaccagggatcaaacccccaacccctgcattggaagcacggagtcttaaccactggaccaccagggaagtcccccatagcagcattattgacagtagctaaaacatggaagaaacccaagtgtccattgatagatgaatggataagcaaatgtggtgtatacatataacaaaatattattcagccttaaaaaggaagaagttcttcaatatgctacaacatggataagcttgaggacattatgttaagtgaaataagatagTCACAGGAAGATAAATACCGTATGActtcacttacatgaggtacttagAGCAGTCACATAGAAtcacaaagacagaaagtataatggtggttgccaggggcttgtggggggaggagagaatggaaagttactgtttaatggatacagagtttcaattttacAAGATAAAAAGAATTATGGGGGTGGATGGCGGTGATGGGtccacaacagtgtgaatatatttaataccactgaactgtacacttaaaatggtgaagttttgttatgtgtattttactacaaccgaaaaaacaaaaaagaagaaagaaaaaaattaaatgataccgccaaaacaaaagaataattacacattttaaataaatgaataaatagccaTTCCACATGCAGGTATTTACACACAGGAAATACaagcatatatccacacaaagacatGGACATAAAAGTTCATAGCAGTTCTATTTGTAATAGACAACAACTGGacacaatccaaatgtccatcaacagctggatggataaataatttatgataaccccataaaatggaataccactcaacaataaaatgaatgttgattttcttttctctaaacaAAACTTCCTTCGGCCACTATGCATGGGCACTCTACAAGAGGGAAAGTCCAATAGCCTCAAGTCTCACGAGGAGCATTTTCCAGGGCCATTGGTGGCCTCTGGGGGAGGACGACTTTAAACAAAGTTCCTGGTTGGGGCGGGTGCTCTGTCCAAGTCCACTGCCTCTGTCCTGCCAGTCAAACCCACTGTGCCCCAGCCAGCGCGGGGCTGAGGGATAAGGTCTGGGGACAATTCCTGAGTCAGGCAGGGATGAACTATCTCAGGAAAGTGTCTCCCACACGGCGCTGCTGGAGCCGGGGCAGCCCCTGTGCTGCTGCCCAGCAGAGAAGTCTTGTgacctcccccaccaccaccccgggGTTGACACATCCTTCTCTGTGTTTGGCTTCTATCTGGGGCAGAGGCatgttacagtttacaaagccctGGGGGTGTTCCAGGGGCACCCAACCAGAATTTCCAGTTTGCATAAACTGAGCAGAACCTGAGCCCGGAATGAGGCCGGGACATGCCGCAGGAGTCCGCTCTGCCTGGGCATTTGGCCCCCATGAAGCTGTGATCTGAGACGtagctcccctcccccttcccgcgTCTCTCTGAGACGATCAGCACACACCAGCCTCTTCAACTGGGCACAGCGCCCCAGAACTCAGGACACACTGGCACCACCTGTTTCTTCGCCCCCACGTAATAAAATTGGTTGAAGAGCCTACGGGATTTTTGGGACCAGTGCCCTCTGGAGAGATTTCATACATCAACTTCACCCCGGCAAAGAGGAAACTGCCAAGTAGGAGACAGGGAACAAAGTCCTATCACGGGGCGAAAGGAGACTCGAGTCTGCAGCGGCGGAGCAGAGAGACAGGCCAGTCACCCAGGGGAAGCTCCGCTCAGAGCCAGGCTACCATGGACACCCTGGTCCGACTCCTGCAGCTGCTGGTGCTGCTCCTGACCCTGCCCCTGCACCTCATGGCTCTGCTGGGCTTCTGGGAGCCCCTGTGCAAGACCTATTTCCCCTACCTGATGGCCATGCTGACAGTCAAGTGCAACCGCAAGATGGACGGCAAGAAACAGGAGCTCTTCAGCCAGATAAAGGGGCTGGCAGGAGCCTCGGGGAAGGTGGCCCTGCTGGAGCTGGGCTGTGGCACTGGCGCCAACTTCCAGTTCTACCCATCTGGCTGCAGGATCACCTGCCTGGACCCGAACCCCCACTTTGAGAAGTTCCTGACAAAGAGTATGGCCAAGAATAGGCATCTTGAATACGAACGGTTTGTGGTAGCTTTCGGAGAGGACATGAGACAGCTGGCCAATGGCTCCATGGACGTGGTGGTCAGCACCTTGGTGCTGTGCTCGGTGCAGAGCCCAAAGAGGGTCCTGCAGGAAGTTCGGAGAGTACTGAGGCCGGTGAGCAGAATGGGAAGTGTATGGGACGGGGCAACAAACGTAGCATCAGGCACCCCGGTGTCCAGGGCACCCAGGATGGGGAATCTCAGGCACTAGTGCATTAGACAcctgcccacccccacctgcTGGTGAACAGGAGATATGACCAGGGCCTGGATGGGGCAGAATAGGGCGCTGTGGAAGCACACAGGTGATCCACCTAACAAAGGGGGAAAGAGAGGTGAAGGACACCTAGGGATGTGGTGTTTAAATTGAGATCTGAGGGATTaagcagggggtggagggagcgGCGGAAACAAAAGCGTGTTCTAAGTAGAGGTATTAGGGGTAGTAGAATCCATAAAGTTTGGAACCGGGTGTGGACAGAAAGGAGTTTAGGAGGATTTCCAGGTTTCTGGCGTGAGCGACTggtggagggagtgagggagggtagaGAGAAGTGCCATTTGCAAGATAGGAGAAACCTGTTTGGGGCTTGTTAGGTCTGTGGTGCCATGGAGACGGCCAGGCAGACAACCCAGAGGCACTTGGAAGTCCAGATCTGGAGGTCAGAAAAAGATGTAGCCTGGAGATTTAGATTTGGAAGTCACCAGCTTGTAGCTGGTAAATTCCAAGCACAGGGGTGCATGAGATCACCTAGGGAGGGTACAGTGAGGAGGGAAGAGCTGGAGGAAACCCAGCTTAGTCAGGAGCCCAGTGCAAGCTTTCCCTGGGATGCTGGCTGAGAAGTCCGGGACGCATGCGTCTTGGTCTCGGGAGAGGGCTCAAAGCGAGCATCTCTGTATCCAATGAGATCTCTGCTCCTGGTTCTCCACCTCCCCATCTGTCTGCCCTCGGCTACGCTGTCCTTCAGGTCATTGTTTAAAAATGTCTCACCAGTCATCGCCCCTAGGTCACAGGAGGCTCTTCACACTCGCTTTGAGTTGGGGGGGTAAGAGCCAGGGCATGCAGAGAAAGTCACAGAGCAGGGTGATCGCCCTAAACTCGCAAGCCAGCACCTCCCACTCCACCAAGAGGTTTTGACCAGGCTTGGTCAGCGGGATGGAGGTGAGAGTAGAGGAAGGTTGCGGAATGGAGCAGGTAAGTGacgctctctcttctctcccagggAGGAATGTTTTTTTTCTGGGAGCACGTGGCTGAGCCGCGTGGAAGCTGGGCCTTCCTGTGGCAGCAGGTTTTAGAGCCCACCTGGAAACACATTGGGGATGGCTGCTGCCTCACCAGAGAGACCTGGAAAGATCTGGAGAATGCCCAGTTCTCTGAACTCCAGATGGAACGACAACCCCCTCCCATCAAGTGGTTACCTGTTGGGCCCCATATCATGGGAAAGGCGGTGAAATAAGCCCCTCCTTCTCCCACCTCTGCGGGGGGAACCTCTAACTTCAACCCTTCCTTGTGCAGTGAAAAAGCTCTATTCCCATCCTGACTACGGGGAGAAAACAGTTATACCCTGTCATATCCTTAACTGCAAATTCCTGGACTGGGTCTCCCAATTTTTGCCCACTACCCCTAGGACAGCTCCCCGTCCCTTCCCCGTGTTCCCCCCACTTCTGAGACCACACCCACGTGCCCCCAGGACCTGGTCACAAAAGTCACCAGTATCCCTGCCAGGCCCCCCGGGCTCCCTCCAGCCACCACCTTTGTCCTGGGCTGTGGGGATACAGAGAGAACCAGTCCTCTCTGGAGACCCTGGGCACGAGGGAGCAGGACTCAGCAAAGAAGCCAGAGGTTTTGTCCTCaaatagtttttaataaataGACAAAATCCACTGATTGATGCGGCAAACTAAGGTCAGAGGCGAGGGGAAGCTAGGCAGGGAAGAGCCCCTGAGTCAGCGACAtaacctcctccccaccctctgggCTTAAGGCACTTTCAGGGAGATAGGTCCTTGGGGTCTCATTATAGAGGGTgaatgggagagggagggattagggtcccttctccccacttttgCACCAGGACACCACTGCCCTCCTCACCCTCCCCCACGACCCATCCCTGATTTACCCCCTCTCATCTCACAGCATCCTAAGGggaggtttgggggtggggggtgtgtggTCCTCACGGGGAGAGAGGTCTGCGCCCCTGAGGAAACAGATCCTGCCAAATCCTGATGGGACACCAGCAACCCAGCCTGCCCTCTTCATCCCCAGGAGCCATCTCTGGGGAAGGGGTGCAGGGGACCCATGGGCCAggctgggaaggaggaggctaggcagtgcctggcacaggttgCCCATCGGAGCCCAGCTCTGGGTGCCTATCCCCAGCCAGAATGGGGTGAGCATCGGGGCCCTCCCGCCGGGGGCTGCCCCAGTTGTTCCTCAGGATGGTGCCCGTCTTCTCCTCCTTGAACTGCTGCCGGTCTTCCCGTGGGATCTTCACCGCGTGGTACTGGGGCACAGTGGCTTCGGGGTACCGCGCTCGCTTGAAGAATCCCATCTGGAAGAACAGCAGGCCAGACATGAGGAGGCTGCGGGGCTGAGGCCCCTGGAGCAGATGCCCAGCACAGCCCAGCCTCTTGCCTCCACCGTCCCTGGGACAGAAAGAACCAACAGCAGCAGAAAGGGGCTGGCTGGGCAGCAGCTCGTGCAGTAAGCAGCCCTCACAGGTGCCACCGTCAGTGCTGGGTCCCCAGGTTCTCATGGGCAGCAAGAGAAAGACCAGGAGGGGCCTGAGGTGCAGGACCAAGGACATCTCCCTTGGTGCCTGAAAGAGGGGGTTGAAGGTAGAACATCAGGACTGCTGACCCCAAAGGTTTCCACACCCCCAAGATTTTTAAGAGACCCAGTAGCATCCCCTAGAACACAAACAAGAGCAGAGGAAAAACATGGCTTCCTAGAGCCCTGCAAACTCCAGAATGATTCCTCTCAAGCCTCCTATGCACAACCCCTGTGTACCGAGCAGCGTGGCCCTTAGGGCGGGCCCTCTCCTCTGTGAATATGGTAGCCTGGCCCCTCCCTAAGTCATGAACATGCTGGCCCTTACCTACCAAGACAGAAATGTGCCCCTTGCACACTCACACTCAGGACTTCCCAGGACTCCTACATGCTAGACTGCACGGCACCTCCTTGCACGTGTGTCTCTGCACACTCATGCCCACAGAAAAGACATGCACGGCACCTCCCTGCACTCCCCACGTGCTCACAACTCCAGGAGCCCACCCAACCCTTGTGCATGCCCCAGGCTGTGCACactcacccttatgacctcacccTGACAACCACCTCCCCTCAGTTCCTGGAACTCACACCACCCTCATGCAATCTCCTTTCTACACCCTGCACATTCCTGGTCCCCTGAATGCTGGGAGCTCGACCTACGCTCACATACATAcccacacacgcgcgcacacgcgcgcacacacatgctcacacacaacAATTACCCCACGGTCCCTGGACCCCCAGCTTCCGCAGCTGAGGGCTGCACGGCCAGCCGGGCCCGGTGATAGTTGGTGGGGAAAGATGAGCTCTGGCTGTTCCGATGGAAGAAGCCACACTGGCacggaagggaggaagggagcagaAGAGGTGGAGGATGGGTCCACTGATGGCTCACATTTGCCAGAGGGTGTGCTTGGTCCTGGGGAGGGGGCGCAGTTCTCCATAGGGCCCCAAGGGCATGCATGGCTCCACATAGCCCAGATGTGGCATGTGGTTCAGGGGATGACCGCTGGTGATGGATGTGATTCTCTGTACTGACACGCGCATGAACGGGCTTTTAATTTGGAGCCCCAGACGCACACGTGATTCTGGCTACACTCTGTGTGTATGAGAATGGTTCCATGTAGAGCCTGGTATGTGGCGGTTCTGAGTTCAGTCCTGGCAACAGTTCCCTGCAGGCAGTTCTCCACACTGGTTGGCTTTCTTGGCCACAGTTTCCTTCCCAGCCTTACCCGCCATGCTCTAGTTAATTCAGACCCCACTTCCCTGCCTCCATGACTTTGCCTCTCATAGTCCTTCTGAAAGGCCCAGACccacccatccctctccccacatcCAGATCCTACCACCCCACCTTCTAAGGCGCAGCTCCAGGGCCACCAGCTCTCGAGCTTGCCCTCGCCTGAATTCCCACTGCACTTTCTTGACTTAGTCCACTGCCTCGTCCTTGACTACTCCCCTCCCCAACTAGACTATAAAATCCCTGAGAACACGATCTACATCTGACTTATCTCTGAAACATCCAGGGCCTGATAGAGACCCTGGTACACGCAGGGTAAGTGCTCAATGCagatttgctgaataaatgggaGACTGGGTGAGAGAACCACACCATGAAAGGCCACCTGCCTGACAGGGGAGCCCTGCGCCCACTGGCGTCACCCTCCCCAAGGCTCACCTTCCACATGAGCAGCACCAGCAGCGCCAGCACCAGCAGCCCGGCCAGTACAGCCAGAAGGATGACCCACCAGGGGACTCCTTCTGCCACCACAGCCACGGGGTCCAGGTATACCATCACTGGGATCTGGGGAGCAAGGGGTTAAGGGAACAAGGGCTGGAGCAACAGGACAGAAGAGCTTCCCCTGAtccacctccccagcccagcagctCACCACTGTGGAGGCATCTCTGAGCAGCAAGTTCTTGATGGAGGACTTCACGGTGATGTTGGCTTGGACAATCACTTCCAGGGACTTCACAGCCGAGTACTCCTAAGGGAGCAAGGAAGGAGACCCTCCTCCTAAATGCCCCCATGCCCCCatgcccccacctccccccagctcctgaaGTTTGTAAAGGGAATGGTGCCCAACACGGAGGGTGTTTCTGCCTGTCTTGGGTTGAGAGTGTGCTGCATTTggacaggaaggaggaagaaggagaactGAGCCCCAGGGCAGGTGTTGGGGAAGAGGATGCCCAGCCCAGCGCCCCAGCCTGACTCTCACCTCCAGGAAGGTGCTGTTCCAGAGGCGGCCCCAGACATGCAGCACAGCTGCACGGTCAAAGCTGTAGAGAGGGCAGCTGAACACCACGCAGCTGGCCGTGCCCCGGGTGCAGTCCTGGGGACCAGGACAGGCAGGGCTCTGAGCTGCTTGGCCCCAGCCCACTGAgctgcccagggcccagcaccCTCACAAACGTGGTCACACAGACACCGTCTACCCAGagccttccctccatccctccatgaGCCCCCATTTTCCCCTGGCTCTTCGTTCAATATCTCTCCCATTTTCCTTACCTGGCTTCAAACTCCcctcctccaagaagtcttccCAAACTAACCCTGTGGTCCAAAATAGCAGCCTAGCCCAAATCTGGGCTATTTGGCTTTGAAATgcatggggagcagggaggaggtcTCTTGACAGCGGCAGGCAGAGTATCTTCCCCAGTAGATGCTTATGTTACATAATGACAGTCCCATATATTGAGCATCTATCTGCAAGGTACTTATCTCACTTAAATTCACAACTGTCCTGCAAGGTGcatattattatcatccccatttttcaaACTAGGAAATTAAAGTTCAAAGAGGCCAGGTGACCtgcctcaggtcacacagctagcaaagcTGGAAAGAGGTGGAGCAGATACTTGAACCCAGGTCCAGAGTGGGCAAAGCTGCACTCCTTTGCGAAACCCAAACTCACTGAAGGAGGAGGAtgccccaggagctgctgggggGACAGGGGACTTAGGCCCTTCTCCTTCCAAGCCTGCCCTAAATCCGTTTGGCCCAATCCTACCTAATGGCCCATTTGCCTAAAAATTAATGTTCTATTCATCACGCTGCCTATACAGAAGAATGGCCACTTTAGAGCAATTCAAGAATCCTTGGTCAATTTGTCTAAAAGTCATTTTAAGTAAAAGAATCCATTTCAAAGTTCTTATCAAAAAGGGTGGCCTTTCAGAAGAAATCAGTCACCTGGAGAAAGCAGGACTATCCATGTAACAGGGAAACAGCAGTTACACAAGCTCATACCACCCCTGAGGTGCCTTCATTTGCTTTCCACCATGCTCTCAGGGGGGCAGGGAAGCCGAGGGCCCCCAGGAAGGATGGACTGTGGCAGCGGAACTTCCTCCCAGACAGATGCCACCAGAGCTGGCCCAACTGCTGCCCTCCCCCTGCCAAGGTCTCTTTGCCTCTTTTTGCCTCTATTGCCCATCCTTTCCACACCTGGGATTCACCTTCTGCCACCAGGCCAAGCACCCCCCCCCCCGATCTGTGCCCCCCCCACTCTCACTGCCAGCGGCATCCTAAAAGGGACCGTACACAGAGTCTGCGCTAATCTGCTCAGCGAGCCCCCTCAGGAACAAAACCGTGTGAAACAAGGAGGAAACGGGGAGGCAAAAGGGCTCGAAAAGGATAGGCTTAATGAATCACATAAATATACTATCGATTTAATTATTAGAACTTTTAAAACCTTCAAGTGTTTTTTGACATTGTGAAAATCAAGCAGGTTTCCTTATGCAAATTGACTTTCTGTCCTAAAAGAATTCAAAAGGATAACAAACAGATCTCAGAGATGGCTAAAACCACCCCCCTATAAAATGTGACCTTTCATACAAACGCAGGGAGAATCAACTGCGTGGGCAACGGGCTATGGTAAGTGCCCTGCTCTGGAGTGAACACTTGGTGGGCACAGGGGAGCTGCGGCGGCGGCAGCTGCTTCACAGGTGTGATGTGAAGTGCCCTGTCACCTTGCCCCCGGTGTCCGTGACCATCACAGTTGTTGACAGGCCACCCGGCACCCTGaagctccctgccctcccctctccccgccaTCCTCTGTCATACCCCGTGCCCCACCCCATCCTGCCTGGGCCACATCTGTCCCACCCTCACCAGGGTGACGTTTTTCTTCTTCTCAGCAGAGGACACTGGCCACCAGGACGTGCTGGGCTCCGGCTGCTCATGAGGCTCCTGCGGCTCCGGCTGCCCCAGCTCCCGCCGCCTCCTGTCCCTGCTGTCCACAtcctgaggtggggaggggcccagTGAGGGTCCCTCCAAACGCAGCAAGGACAGGTGGCACCTCCTCCCCAGCACCCTCCTCCTGGCCCCCCAACCAGCCACAGACCCCCAGCCCCATGGCATCCTTCCCAAAGTCTGACCACGCCCCACCCTGCTTCCACCGCCCCACCCACCCCGCCTAAGCCTCACCAGGTGGAGGATGTTGGGCCTGGGGGAACAGAGTCCCCTCTGCCCCGGCCCCTGCCCGCCCTCCAGCTCCACCCGCATGGGGTACAGCAGCCACTTCCCGTTGGCAATCTCGTGGGGCCACATGATGTTGAGGAAGGCCGAGCCCAGGGTATTGAGTGACTGGCCTTGGTTGGAGACCTGTGGGCACAAGAGAGTGCGAAGGACAGGTTCTAAATCCCCAGAGATGGAGGGGACAGGGCTGCGGGGAAGCATAGCTTCAACAAAGACTCAGGATCCGAGATCCAGGCACCATTCTCTGCCCACCCCAAACCCAGGAAAACCCGGAGATGTCACCGGGAAATGCGGGGAGGCCCCAGCCAAGCAAGGGCAGGGCTCTGGGGAGAGACATCAGCCCTCCCCCCATGTCCCCGTCCCCCAGCAGAGGCCCCTGGGCCCTCATGGCCTCCCCAGACCAGCAGGTGGGATGTCCAGTCAGGAATGAGCAGGAAATGGTCAACTGAGGCCTCAACACAAGCACCTGCACACAGCCAAGGCCCAGGAACTGGGGGAGGCCTCAAACTCGCCGGACCACCAGGCGCCAGATGGGAGAAAAGCCACAGCCCTTGGGACATGTCTCAGCTTCCCCTCTGTGCCAAGAAGGGAGGGACCTCACCAGGCCACTTACCGTAACCTCATACTTGACCTTGCTGCCCACATCTCGCTCAGACTGCATGGCGCTCTCGCCCCGCACCACGCCGGAGAAGAAGAGCTGCTGGGGAATGGCCACCCTGGTGAGGAGGGGTCAAAACAGGGGCTGAGGAGGCCTGGGGCCTGATGGAGGGCCAGGCCAGGTGAGGCAGAGCCCAGGCCTGGGTTTGGGGTTAACGATGCCCACCCCTCTGGCGGAGGTGCCCACCTGGACAGGGCTTACCCCGTGATGGACAGTGGCAGCTCGATGAAGACACGGGCTCGGGCAGAGACCGGCTGCAGCTCCTGCTCGCTGATCCTGGCGTGTGGCAGGGGCAGGTGTGGGCGGCGGGCACAGGCCCCGCCCCAAGGGACCAGGTGAGGACAGCAGAGCCCTTTCTAGGTGGACTTCAAGCCActgcccccaccctcacccacccTGCCCCGCCAGCCTTACGTGGCCAACAGCAGCTCCACCTCCAGCTCTGTGGTCTCAATGGTGATCCCTGAGGTGCTAAGGATGAGGTAGAAGGTGACCTAGGCAAAGTGTGAGCAAGGTTAGAGTCCGGGAGGGCGAGGGGCTTGAGGAGGGGTCAGGGGTGAGAGAGCCGCTCGGATAGGGATAAGGGCAGGTATGCCGACCTGGGCACCTCTCTTCACGGGGTTCCCCAGCTCACACTCGACATGGGAGGCGTTCTCATTGGACAGGCACAGCGGCTTCTCCTGGAGTGGGGACAGAAGGAGAGATCAGCTTGGGTTACTGGAGCCCCCAAGACCccatccctgccctgccccgggTCCTCACCGCAGGGTCCAGGGCCCGGACTCCTGAATAGtgcagagaggcagggagggtgaCCAGGAGCTGGGCTTCATGGGCGTCATCCCCATcagcctggggctgggctgggtccGAAGGCAGATTGGTGACCTTCAGCTCCAGGCCAATGACTGGCTGCCCACTCAGTGCAAACAGGGCTGTCGTCCCATCCACATCCCTGGGGGGTCAGATGCCACTCACTCTAAGACCTGAACACCTGCCCccgcctctccctcccttcctcctccccccgccAGTGCACGCTGCCTGCCCCCACTCCCTGaacctctcctcccaccctggcTCTCCCAAATCTCCGCACACACCAGTCCAAGCCTCAGACTCAAGAGAGTCAAGACTGGGAGTCAGGGGACCTTTGTTTCTGGCCCCAGCTCCAGCACTTACTGACCCTGGGcaagtaatttaacctctctAGGCCTCCGTTCTCCATCTCTAAAGTGGGACTAGTAATATTTCCTGCTTCATGGGGTTGTGAAGACTTAACAGTGAGATGTATGTgaactgtataattttttttatatggtgAAGGATTGTCACTCTCTGCCAGAGGAACCCCTGTGGGCCCCTCACTGCCCTCATCCTGCAAACTTCTGAGCTCTCAGCAGGTCCTCCCCACCTTCCACCTTCCACCCTCTCCCTGCAGGCTCAGCCCCCGCTCCTGCTGGCCCTCCCAAGGGGA from Balaenoptera ricei isolate mBalRic1 chromosome 10, mBalRic1.hap2, whole genome shotgun sequence carries:
- the TMT1B gene encoding thiol S-methyltransferase TMT1B, which produces MDTLVRLLQLLVLLLTLPLHLMALLGFWEPLCKTYFPYLMAMLTVKCNRKMDGKKQELFSQIKGLAGASGKVALLELGCGTGANFQFYPSGCRITCLDPNPHFEKFLTKSMAKNRHLEYERFVVAFGEDMRQLANGSMDVVVSTLVLCSVQSPKRVLQEVRRVLRPGGMFFFWEHVAEPRGSWAFLWQQVLEPTWKHIGDGCCLTRETWKDLENAQFSELQMERQPPPIKWLPVGPHIMGKAVK